The window TAACCCTAGTTTCCATTCTCCAGTGTAACTTTAACTTCCTGCTTGTCTCCGCCCCTGTAAAATGTAATATCAATCGTATCACCCGATTTTGCGTCTTTATAAAGAAAACTTCGTAAATCCGGAACAGTTTTTATCTTTTTTCCTTCAATTTCAACGATAACGTCCAGTTTTTGAAGACCTGCTTCAGCCGCTGGGGATCCTGGACTTACTTCCATGATGATAACTCCCTCTGTGACATTGCCCGGAAGCTTAAGGGTTTCTTCCCAATATTGTGATGGTATATCTTGAAGTGAGACTGGTCCAACACCTAGATACGGCCTTCTGACTTCACCGTGTTGTTCCAAATCCTCCAATACCGGTAATGCAACATGGATAGGGATGGCAAAACCAATTCCCTCTACAGCATCCTGAGCAATTTTTGAAGAATTGATTCCGATTAGCTCACCATTAATATCAATTAACGCCCCGCCGCTATTTCCCGGATTAATGGAAGCGTCAGTTTGAATAACCTCAGTCTGCCAATCAACCGCTCCATTTTGATCGATATCGACAGGCATTGTTCGCTCAGATGCACTGATAACCCCTTTTGTTACAGTAC is drawn from Bacillus sp. FJAT-18017 and contains these coding sequences:
- a CDS encoding S1C family serine protease, producing MKDRERNDKKKSWLWPGLIGMALGILLILSLNGKFFGTEADKAAPPLQLAESAKADDDNRESEVTAAVKKAKDSVVSVANFQGGNIWEGNTVAKAGSGSGVIYKKDGSKALVVTNHHVIEGASQLEITLNNGNKLPAELLGSDPLTDLAVLSVDASEIEDVIELGDSENLLPGASAIAIGNPLGFLEGTVTKGVISASERTMPVDIDQNGAVDWQTEVIQTDASINPGNSGGALIDINGELIGINSSKIAQDAVEGIGFAIPIHVALPVLEDLEQHGEVRRPYLGVGPVSLQDIPSQYWEETLKLPGNVTEGVIIMEVSPGSPAAEAGLQKLDVIVEIEGKKIKTVPDLRSFLYKDAKSGDTIDITFYRGGDKQEVKVTLENGN